From the genome of Flavobacterium luteolum, one region includes:
- a CDS encoding RNA polymerase sigma factor: MKIIPLHQEETKIIKLAVENNRQAQQQIYGKYSSKMLSVCRQYIKDIQLAEDVMITAFMKVFTNLKNFEHKGSFEGWIRRIMVNECISYLRVQKKVKFAEDEFFVEESFNEIDSQFTVEQIQYLIDALPDGYKMVFNLYAIEGYKHNEIAKMLGINEGTSKSQLSHARKMLQTQITILKKQDNGTE; the protein is encoded by the coding sequence ATGAAAATTATACCATTGCATCAAGAAGAAACCAAAATCATAAAGCTGGCTGTCGAGAACAATCGTCAGGCACAGCAGCAGATTTATGGTAAGTATTCTTCTAAAATGCTAAGTGTATGCCGTCAATATATAAAAGATATTCAGTTGGCAGAAGATGTAATGATAACAGCTTTCATGAAAGTATTTACGAATCTAAAAAACTTTGAGCATAAAGGAAGTTTTGAAGGCTGGATTCGCCGAATTATGGTTAACGAATGCATTTCGTATTTAAGAGTTCAGAAAAAAGTAAAATTTGCCGAAGATGAATTTTTTGTAGAAGAAAGCTTTAATGAAATCGACAGCCAATTTACCGTAGAACAGATTCAGTATTTAATTGATGCTTTACCCGACGGCTATAAAATGGTTTTCAATTTATATGCAATTGAAGGTTACAAACACAATGAAATTGCTAAGATGTTAGGAATTAATGAAGGAACATCGAAATCGCAATTATCGCACGCTAGAAAAATGCTGCAAACACAAATTACTATTTTAAAAAAACAAGATAATGGAACCGAATAA